Genomic segment of Chelmon rostratus isolate fCheRos1 chromosome 2, fCheRos1.pri, whole genome shotgun sequence:
CTGGTTCCACTCGCTCAACTCAGTGCACTCTCTCAGCGACTATTCCTTTAATTGGCCTTTCTGAACCAGTCAAATAGGATTTACCATCCATATTCTGAGATACAGCAGATCTACGACTCTATTagaatgattttgtttttaacaatGTCAAACAATGATTCAATTGTCTGTCAGTTGTCTTTGTAACTTTAGCTGCAGTCTCACAAAAAGTCTATGCTGGTGTCCTGTTAGCTGAGGAGTTTAACATGCCAACCAGTCGGGGACTGTTGTTACATGTCGTCCGTCCTTCTCGCTCCTCATTTTCCTTTAACAATGAAGGCAAAAAAGCCTGAAAATATGCTAAATGTCTATCCCTTGCTTGGGCTTGtgggaactgtgtgtgtttttaagtttttaaaaacCTGCCACCTGCGTCTCTCCACATGGACTAAAGCACACCACATACAGTGGAGCTTGATTTTGTTCCAGcgctggattttttttgtaatttgcgTGAttacaaatgtcagtgtgattttcagttttctgttacAGAACCCAGAAGTTCACCTCTATTCTGTGAGCTGTGAGAGTTTTCTGTCCAGTCCAACCCAATAACGTTTCTCATCGCTGTAACATAAAATAGCTACTGTACTTGGCAGCCGTGCTGAGTACAGAAACTTGCAGGAGGAGAGATCAATGTGTCTCGCattgtgtgtgctttttgtttaCGCTCAGCTCTCCAAGTCGAAACTACTTCCCAAAATCTCCAGGTGTTACACTCCCACTGGGTGTATCACCACCTCTCCACCTTAATTTGCTGGTGAGGAGTGTCACAACACCTGGAAGTTCTCCTTCCAGAGTCATATCACTTACCGCCACCACCCATTTCCCTCCCTCATATTACAAGTGCAACAGTTATGTCTCAGCCAGAGAGAGACTTTCTTTCACTCCCCTTGATGTGCAGTTGCTGCAGCGCTCCGTATCAAAGCCAAAGGTTACTCAAGTATGCTATGTCATTACCCCACCACAtatatttttcttgctttcaCTCCAGTCTGAAATAAGTAGAATCTCAACCTAATTCGCCAACTAGTTTTACCATGCTATTTATTCACTTAAAAGACCGAGCTTTGCAATAATAGCACCCACAAAACTTGAGCTTAGTTGTCTCCATGCTTGGCTGCTAACCTGAAAGCGCTGTAAAACTTTGAAATGCCCTAGAGTGGTCTAAATCTGTCCTTCCTGtcattcaaagaaaaaatagGCACGGTGTCAGTGAATGAGGGATGGATGAAAGGAGGATTTGAGGGGCGAGAAGACGGTTGAGCAAGCTgacatgtgagcatgtgttagAAAGCTATGAGCATTTTTCCTGGAATCCAGGGCCAACCATGGgtgacatgcacaaacacacaaaccggCCCTGTCGTAATAGCTAGTTTGTGGTAACTGAATAACCAGCAGTCAGTTCAGGCAGGAAGCGGATAAGTAGGTGAATGCAGTGTGTTTTGAGTTGAGTAGGTGTGTGaatgtctgctgtctctgtctatGTTTGGGCCTCTACCtgtcctgtctgctgtgtgtgtctatttaaGGTCCAGGCTGGaagtttttctctctctctctctctctctctctctctctctctctctctctctctctctctctgtgccttaTTTTACATCCCAATAAAACCTATGAAACCCACCAGCTCCATATGCTGTGCAGGGAGAGTTATGCAACTACAGTAGGATTGGACAAAATGTACCGCCATCCACACCAGTCCTCACTGGCTTTCCATTTGCCTTCATGTGCCTCCTCCCTTCATCCATAGCTTCCTCCCTCGACAACTTGCACAATCACACATGTGTTCACGGGACTTGAACCACAAACTAAACAGCTCTAAAGTTTATCCCTTTCTCAGGTGAACAGGGTCAGCTTatgcctgcctgtctgcatactaatatgtttgtgtctgcctgtgtgagtTGGTTTGTGTATCTTCTGCGAGCCTCATAAGCCGCTATCAGCAGTTTAAATATGGCCCGCGTCATCtgcaatcaatcaatcatgtGTTTCTCTGGCTTCATTATGAGTGTGAAGACATAACAAAAGTAGCTGTGATTCAGGTCTGCGGTGAGGTCATGGCTGTGTGACATCTgcgaatgtgtgtttgtgtgtgtgtgtttgtgaggcgGAAGGTGAGAAAACAGAAGCGAAAACAGACTATTCCTCCGTGATGACATCAGAGCTGCAGTATGCGTCTGGCCCTGGGCCTGTGACACGCTGTCTGAGAACAATGTGCAGAGCGAGCTGTTAACatatgggagtgtgtgtttctgcacatgcagagacacactgcctgtcagtgatgtcatgAGCACACTGCTGCCTTTGACGTCACAGTCGCAGCAGGATACACATGTTCACAGATGTTCAACTGCTTGCACTCCTTTCGACTCACGAGGAAACAATGACACGCGTAATTCATCACTGACAGCATCGCAGCAGCATTTATGACTCGTTATTTTTATCAGTTTGAGCTATTTTCGGCAAATGAGATGGACGTGAACGAGACAGGAGGCAGACGTTTTTATGCATGTGCGAATGAGGGCGTGGAAGTGAGGCAAATGCTGAGGAGCTGTTTGTTATTATCTTGTCATCAAATGGCAggagtgtgcagtgtgttgttgGTGGGAAATCTAACAGGACTGCGACATTGCCTTTAATTAGAGAACAGTCACTGTGCTGAGACTGTTTTCCATCTCTGCGCCTTAATTCCCTCGtcccttttctctcactctttctgcttcctctgcctgTCTTCCGCTGACTTTGCTATCTCCTCGTTGGTCGCATTTAATCACATACACGCATATTCTGTGTTTACCGTCAGATGACGGTGGCACAGAGCTGAGTGCTGAGAAGTTCAGACGTGTGGACAGGGGTCATGTCAGGGGTCACGTGTGATCGAGGTGGTTGGTTGATGTCTCAGGTCAGAGTTGAGCGTTGTGGTGTGCTTTGCAAGTTTGCTGCCTTATCCTCTTCTATTCAAAACATAGGTCTatccctccaccccaccccttGAAATATTTGCACactgtttccattcatttgtcAGGTGAAATTCACACAAATGAGTCacaatttgcaaaaaaaaaaaaagagaatttaaGTGCTTTTCCAACAGCTGGGCTGAAGGGAATACTGTAAATAGAGTGTCTGAatgtctaaaaaaaacacacaagaaaaactgAAGAGTTTTTCCAgaatctttgggttttgggcaagatgttgttgttgttcttttgcGTCAGCaatgtcatatttcatgttttcgTGCAAGCACAAGCACAATGTACTTggcaaaatacaaaacaaaaagacaaaagactaACGCTCATGCAcgtctgtgtttttcctgctttacaAAAGGCTCTTTTCTGCAAACATGTGCAGGCACGAACACATCAGTCAACTTGCAATCCGTCGACCCTTTGAGTGCTGGCAGAGTTTGGTCATATTCAGATTATTGTATGTTAAGACTTTCCAGGTGAATGAGAGTATCTCAATAATTTGCGTTGTCTGctattgatttgatttatcGATTACATGTTCATTTATGTTAGCAAGTGAgtctgtggtttctgtggtttggtttcggccaaaacattaaacaataaaataaattggATATGTTTTTGGCTGTTCACTGTTGTTGAAACACTGCAACACTACTGCCAGTACCCACCAGTACTACTATTTCCTTTAGGAATAAGAACACCTTTTGGTCAATACACCTGCTTTTTAAAGGTTAACAggttattttcagtttcaggtgACTGTTCACAGTCATGAGGATTGAAAAGGTTCAAAATTTCGCCTAATTTTGAAGGAACTGCCTTGTGCcagagcagcaaaacaagcCTCATTAACATGGTAGTGCTGTATAGTAGCCAGAAACGTGGGGGCATCTCAttgaaaactgttttaaaaaacattatacAGCTCCAACTTATCATTTTCTCATTCTCACAGTTTTTAGTAGTTGACACTCTGcagttaaaaacaacacaactaTGCAAGAAAAACCCAGAAGGGAGTCAGTGGGTAGGATGTTCCTGGGGGACTGTGGTGAATGGATGATTTACAGGCTCTTCAAAATGGTTAGAGGATTTTGAAATGTTGTGAACTTTTCTTGGTGCCAGATTTCATCATTAATGGCATGTGTCGTTATCTCcaaaaatgtacaaagaaaCCAATCCAAATTccagtttcaacatttgttgTTCAGTGTTCAGAGTGAGCAGAAAATAGTTGTCTGGATACCCAGACTCTTTTCTCCTTTGTGCTtgataatgcaaaaaaaaaaaaggatttctgTACATTTGTGTATAGTTAGCATAGAGGCAGTTTGTGGGTGCAtgcatcatccatccatccatttctcTCCCCTTTGCAGATTTggtctgataaaaaaaatagcatttctATGACTTTAATCCCCTTGTCTATATAGTTCAGCACTTTCAACACTTTAACCTACATAGACAGACAAACTGCACCAGAGGAGACGGTAGGATAAAGCAGCTGGAACAGAGACAGACTTCACCGTCACTCTGGTGACTCATTCCAGCAGAGGAtaagtagagagagagagacgaacaGCAGTTCTCCAGTCTGGGAGGGAGGTGTGTAAGTACAGGGTAGCTGAGAGACgccaggagaggaggaagaggtggagggtgTGTGAATGGGGGGTGGGTGATGGTGATTCACTCAGTCTCGCTTAATGGCCCAACAcatctgcaaatacacacatcacaGGGGTCGCAGGACCCCCAGTGGCCGACACTGCCCTGTTAGTGCCACACACGTGCACTCTGCGGTTTCCCTGTCTCATCATGTTAATCCCGCAGTCATTTggctttttatttgctgttatttttaaGTAGCTCCCACTGCTGAATCATTGTGTTTATGAGTCACACCCATGCATCCTCCTGGTCCAAATATGCACAAGCAGCAACccagttctttctttctttctctttctaacTCCATCTTCTTCCCCTAGTTCTGAATCTCAGACAAAGAgaccttgtgttttttttatgtgtgtgtgtgtccgcacGTGTTCTCGCATgcatatatttgtgtgtctgagtgggCCTAACCTCAAGCCCTGTTTGGAGACAGTCCTGactccccgtctctctctttctgtctgcctgcctgccagaTCCGCCTATGTGCTGTGCTcatgcattcacacagacacaccacaaACTCGCAAGAAGTACGAATTTCTCAACAGCTCACACTCCCCCAGACAATACAGACCTAGAGGGAATACTGAAAAATTGTGCAcagcctccctcccctctctctaaTCCCCTTCTTCTCTTACCGACCTACATCCTGGCCAGCTCAGAGTGTTAAAATACAGCATTGTGCAAAAGGCTAAAAGGGAGCaataagaaagagagacagaaagggaggacacagaaagggaggagatgaagtgaaggaggaaaagaggaagagagagagacataacACAGGAGAGCAGCAGGTATTGACTTTTGACATACTTTAGAGGAGAAAGTATGGCTCCTTTTCACTAGccctgcacatgcatgcacgcctacacacacatgcacacacacacacacacacacacacacacacacacacacacacactggtcctgCAGCCTGCCAAACATCTGGAGCAAAGTTAGAAAACGCTGAATGAAAGAATCTTTAATAACACTGGATTGGTTGTGTGACCACGGtcatcagccaatcaaaacAGGCCTGGATGGGTTATCTGTCTCAGAGCGGTTATCGGACGGACGCTTTTATTACCAGTCGTGTTTCATAGCGAGAGCTCAGgaccacactgtgtgtgtgtgtgtgtgtcagagacagagTTCCTGCTTTGattctctctgactctgttgtACTTTACCCTGCCCCGTTAATTCTTACCACACCTCTCGAGACCATATGCTTTCAggtcaaaaaaatatttaggGCCTCAAAAGGATGGTATTGAATACTACCATAATATATAAAAACCAGGCTTccattttattcttcttttcagggcgtgtgtttgctttggcaGCGAAGGTGTGCTTTACTGCCTCCATCTCTCAAGCTGAATAGTTAGTTCTCGGTGGCACTTTGAGGTAAAATATACCAAGTTATATACTGTGCCAAGATTaacaaatgtgcatgtttgttgtATTAACTGCACTGTTCTAAAAACTCAGGTACAAAAAGGATGTTTTTGTTCTAGAGACAGATACTCCTCTCTTCCGCTCTCCCACTCTTCATTCATCCTGTCTTTCCCTGCAGTCTCTTTGtagttgtgtttatgtgtctgtagGATCAGGGGTCAGTTCAGTAAATGCATAGCTCTTCCTATGAGCTGGTGCCTTTGGGGTCGGCTTTGTAATTGGACTTAGTTTCCCAGAGCCTCCCTCTCCATGACGCTGCATCAGCAcaaatctgcacacacacacacacacacacacacacacgcacacacacacacacacacacagcctttctGATTAGCTACGTGTTGGCGAGCCTGctcacacatttaaacacacgcTATACACATATTTCAGTCCCATTAATGTATTTCATAAAAATCCTTTaaggataggttcacatttCCATATGTATATTGAAAGCACTGTTACTCACTGtaattgttgctgctgtccatACTGGCCGCAAAGAGATGCCTTCTTAAAGCCAAAGTGAATATGATGAGACTGAAATCTGCTTGATTTGtctaactcagactgctgaagcctcattttAGCATCAGATGAACTCTCTTACATTGAAGTTGCTTTTGAAAATATCTCTTAGGAGTCAGTATGGACAGGAGATACAGTTAAAGCACCAAGACTGCTTTCAATGTACCGACTGTGTGGACACGTGGGTATTGTTATAAGacagacttaaaaaaaacctgaaagaaCCTTATCATTAAATCATTATAACAAGGGACTCATCTTACATCTTGAAAATcgatcatttaagtcatttatcgAGCAAAAACATCTCCTGTTCCCAGCTTCTGAAATATGAGGATGTGCTGCTTGCCTCtattttgtattgtatattGGGTTTGGCTTTGGTTTAGAGCTGAACATTGAATCAAAATATGACTGAAATCACGGAATGGCCAATATAATAATCACAGGAGCTGCAATTTTTTCATTCAAGTTAAGATGTGGTGCAACATATAATCATAAATGAAGCACTATGGTGCTACAGAGATGCCAAATCAGTGATGCCACAAATCATATTCTTCTTCAGATGTGaggaaacatgcttgtttggtacagacGCCAGCAAAAATCACGTTCATCATGTGTGTAATttgtcagtgaaaatgaaatacGTATATTCCCACTCTGATTTTCTCTGCACATCATTCTGCCCTGCTTTGCattgtttgtcagacaaaataatgaatcatatagaataataaatcaattaattgacaaTGAGAAGTTTCAGTCAAAATGATGCTAGAATGCTGCAATAGTCAGAACAGGAATATCAGTCACTTATATTCATGTGTTCCTCGTTATGTAGATGCAGCTCAATGGTTGAGATTATTCTTCTTCTATTCACATGATGTAACAATAAGACAGCACTACAGCACAATAAAAGGGACCTAACAGCAACACTACTGATCTGATCTAAATTGATTTGAATGTGTATGTACTTAAAAAGTGCTTATTGTTCGCAGCCTATTGTAAAAGAATATACTTTTGTCCCTCCCCagctcagccagcagccagATCCACGCCCGTCCACCACACCCAGCCATGTCGGACGCAGCCCAGCAGCCAACTGCGCAACGGAGCCAAACACCACGCACACTCCCCTCACACGCACTGTCCGCATCACACGCACATGCCTCACACACATGCCCTCCAGTCCAACGGGGTCAGGAACGGGGGCCCTCATGAGCACCCTAAGCTGGGCTCCCTCCCGAGAGGCGGCTCATCcacctcctcgtcctcctctgcAGGACCCAAACACACCAAGAAATTGCAGTCTAACCCCTCCATCACCTCCCAGAGCAGCAAGAGGAGCAAGAGCAGCTCCAAGAGCAACAGCTCCCAGATTCCCACAGAGGCACAGGACGGTGAGATACAGCGATGGCAAGGTTCAGCATCAaagagtagaggagaggagtTCTTCTTTCCTTTGGAACATTTTCTCTGACCCAAAAAATGGCAATCCcttcttttttgtaatttgtatgtttttgccATGAATTGGGACTGACAGTTGATAATATACAACgaaattaatgaaaaaacacataatttactAACTCGTTCAGTTCAGTTGATGAGTGTATTTTGTACCCACTCAAAATGCGTTAACTGCATTAATAAACCATTACCAACTGCAAATGCTAATTGAAATTAATcagaaataaaaggagaaatTAATCAGGCTGGAGAATAAATCACAGCATTAACCTTGTCATTCCTTCAGTCACTCCTGATGAGCAGGCCTCTGTTGGCTGCTTTGAAATGCAGGTTTGTTCCACCACCTCTTGTCTTGAGTGGCTGTGTCAACGTGTTTGTCTGTAAAAGAAAGCAGGCTACATCCACCATACTTGAAAAGTCATGACAAACTGCAAATAGCATGGTATTTATCATCTTCAGCTCAAGGTAGTGTGGTGAAAGGGACCTTCTCCTTTCACTCATACTTGAAAGCACAGATTGTCATGTCTTCTACATGACTAATGCTGACACCGAGAGCTCAACAAAGAGCAGAGTGGTTCAGTAAAAAACTTATTACCAAGGCCGATTTGGTAAGACCagaaatctgttgttttttttagctctaTATAAAAGAGCAGATGTCATAAGTCACTGTGCTAATGCCACAGGACATTGGCAGCTCTTAGTCTCCGGcactgaagaaaaatgtttttttgtgaactAATTACTCAATCATGTCCCATGATTTCTGACCTATTTTCAAGCTATTTCTGACAACCtctactttatttttttgaaattGCTCCATTGGCATGACGTGTAAATACATTCATGTTGCCAAAGAACATAGAGAAAGAAGATACTGGataaaggagacaaagaaaagaagcaaaagcGATCAGAATTCTgaagttgtctgtctgtctgtctgtctgtctgtctccccagactgctgtgttcactgtatTCTGGCCTGCCTCTTTTGTGAGTTCCTAACTCTGTGTAACATCGTGCTGGACTGTGCCACCTGCGGCTCCTGCGCCGGGGACGACtcgtgtttctgctgctgctgtgcatcgGAGGAGTGTGGCGACTGTGACCTGCCCTGTGACATGGACTGTGGCATCATCGACGCCTGCTGTGAGTCTGCAGACTGCCTGGAGATCTGTATGGAGTGCTGCAGCCTTTGCTTCTCCTCCTGAGGCCCCTAGCCAACACCACGGGGAGCAAAGTAGATACACACTCCCACAAGCCCAGGAACAACTTCGACCAGTGTCTTTTTCGAGCTGAGAGGCGCTACACCCAGTCTTTGTGGTCTGGGCTCTGTGGTTTACTCTGTATTGGCTGGCCTAGTTGGCAATGTTCCTTAGAGGGTTTGCCAAGTAAAATATGTGACCTAATGCTGAGAGCAGTCACTGGTGAATTCTTCCTTCCTCTATTGATCAAAAGATGGGACAGTAGCCTTGCCTTGTCTATGCTGTTGGTCCATTGCTGCACAGCTGGGTGTATGGTGCAGAGTGAGTTCCAGCTGTGGTCCACGAGTGTCTGCCAGCCTGTGCCGACCGGGCCTCTGGACCTTCACAGATCAAGCTATTATTACAATGGAGCCCCTTGTGCCGTCTGAATGACTGGAGTTCTCCAAGCATGAAAAATGACCTCCAAAGGCAAATGAGAAAATGGCTCCATTTAACCGGATTTTAGTGTTTCTGTAGATAAGAGCATCAGCATAATGGGAAAATGGACG
This window contains:
- the mdfi gene encoding uncharacterized protein mdfi — protein: MPMDEDRSTPAISPEPPDDGDPGLPAPQPSSHTTSTIERANSCPNPKPCSSADVAHTYTEPLILRVNGTPERLLGNDGDKWNRSLSHTELTTPSKSITSQPAARSTPVHHTQPCRTQPSSQLRNGAKHHAHSPHTHCPHHTHMPHTHALQSNGVRNGGPHEHPKLGSLPRGGSSTSSSSSAGPKHTKKLQSNPSITSQSSKRSKSSSKSNSSQIPTEAQDDCCVHCILACLFCEFLTLCNIVLDCATCGSCAGDDSCFCCCCASEECGDCDLPCDMDCGIIDACCESADCLEICMECCSLCFSS